In the genome of Gadus morhua chromosome 14, gadMor3.0, whole genome shotgun sequence, one region contains:
- the LOC115559206 gene encoding placenta-specific gene 8 protein: MPVTKQPSAFAPSDFQTGLYSICDDCSTFCYGLCCFPCLACSIASDMDECCLCGCCPALRGVYRTKYNIRGSLCKDYIAYVFCGACAICQLKRDIDTRKDQGVF; the protein is encoded by the exons ATGCCGGTGACCAAACAGCCAAGCGCCTTCGCCCCGTCTGACTTCCAGACCGGGCTCTACTCCATCTGTGACGACTGCAGCACAT TCTGCTACGGCCTGTGCTGCTTCCCCTGCCTGGCGTGCTCCATCGCTAGCGACATGGACGAGTGCTGCCTGTGCGGCTGCTGTCCTGCCCTCAGAGGCGTCTACCGGACCAAGTACAACATCCGG GGATCCCTTTGTAAGGACTACATTGCGTATGTCTTCTGTGGAGCCTGTGCTATCTGCCAGCTGAAGAGGGACATCGACACAAGGAAAGACCAGGGGGTCTTCTGA